One genomic region from candidate division WOR-3 bacterium encodes:
- a CDS encoding enoyl-CoA hydratase/isomerase family protein, with amino-acid sequence MTKFETLILKISNNIGNVILNRPDVHNAFNDKMIEELSMVFDEIEKSNEVRVVILSGEGKSFCAGADLNWMRRVKDYSYEENLKESLALADMLYKIYSCSKPTIAKVQGYAIGGGTGLVAVCDIAVAATDAKFSFSEVKLGLIPACISPYVVKKCGEGRCREFFLTGERMSAEKALNAGLVNIIVPPDCLDKAVEGLVNQLLSSGPEAIKKCKELLRRVPQMSVDEFKKYTAEVIAQMRISDEAQEGMSAFLEKRKPKWIAED; translated from the coding sequence ATGACAAAATTTGAGACATTAATCTTGAAAATTTCCAATAATATAGGTAATGTTATACTAAATCGGCCTGATGTCCATAACGCATTCAATGATAAAATGATTGAAGAATTGAGTATGGTTTTTGATGAGATTGAAAAGTCAAATGAAGTAAGGGTAGTTATTTTATCTGGTGAGGGAAAATCTTTCTGTGCCGGCGCAGATTTAAACTGGATGAGGAGGGTAAAGGATTATTCTTACGAAGAGAATTTAAAAGAATCTCTTGCCCTTGCAGATATGCTTTATAAAATCTATTCCTGTTCAAAACCTACGATTGCAAAAGTCCAGGGATATGCAATTGGTGGTGGAACTGGTCTCGTCGCAGTCTGCGATATTGCGGTTGCAGCTACTGATGCTAAATTCAGTTTCAGCGAAGTAAAATTGGGATTAATTCCTGCCTGTATATCTCCATATGTAGTAAAGAAGTGTGGCGAAGGAAGGTGTAGAGAGTTCTTTTTAACCGGTGAGCGGATGTCGGCGGAAAAGGCTTTAAATGCCGGGCTTGTAAATATTATAGTCCCGCCAGATTGTCTTGATAAGGCAGTTGAAGGGCTTGTAAATCAATTGCTCTCAAGTGGGCCCGAGGCAATAAAGAAATGCAAAGAACTTTTGAGAAGGGTTCCTCAGATGTCGGTTGATGAATTTAAGAAATATACCGCTGAAGTTATTGCTCAGATGCGGATTTCTGATGAGGCACAGGAAGGAATGTCCGCATTTTTAGAAAAGAGAAAACCAAAATGGATAGCAGAAGATTAA
- a CDS encoding sialidase family protein has translation MKISKISIFCCIILSILNCEKKVTNWQQIKENAYVECHLPNEFNTPQMLNNNTMGWEDGLYVSRDGLHLYATYMPADFLSFVLNGDIVENLVKYDRGPHYDMDLKSNPVGNFPWYHSDIIYATRRTINDEFGAWTISNMKRSIYSEGGFCSIFADSSTISICVFTSNDVYTANTNIKCIRNTTPNPSGIGGLLTPIDSFGTQFINTAYTEDNPHIELIDDTTLVLFFDSEDRPGGEGGHDIWYSVSTDNGMNWSKPLPVTTVNTSQKEHQPHLYFDGTDWWLYYSAEHTDGKLAIFRRKQQTPGYWDGWGTAELVISAGNTAGVGEPTLTFQGDLYFVVVYENPEGTKYDRFDADAWVATRK, from the coding sequence ATGAAAATATCTAAAATTAGCATTTTTTGTTGCATTATCCTAAGCATTTTAAATTGTGAAAAAAAGGTTACCAATTGGCAGCAAATAAAAGAAAATGCTTATGTGGAATGTCATCTGCCCAATGAATTTAATACACCCCAAATGTTGAATAATAATACCATGGGTTGGGAAGACGGATTGTATGTAAGCCGTGATGGATTGCATTTGTATGCGACTTATATGCCTGCCGATTTTTTATCATTTGTCTTAAACGGTGATATTGTAGAAAACCTTGTAAAATATGACCGTGGTCCCCATTATGATATGGATTTAAAGAGTAATCCAGTCGGCAATTTTCCCTGGTATCATAGTGATATTATATATGCGACGCGGCGTACAATTAACGACGAATTTGGCGCATGGACTATTTCCAATATGAAACGGAGTATCTATAGCGAAGGCGGCTTCTGTTCAATTTTTGCTGATTCTTCAACTATTTCAATTTGTGTTTTTACCAGCAATGATGTTTATACAGCGAATACGAACATAAAGTGTATTAGAAATACCACTCCTAATCCTTCGGGAATAGGTGGTTTACTTACACCGATTGATAGTTTTGGGACACAATTCATAAATACGGCTTATACTGAGGATAATCCCCATATTGAGTTGATTGATGATACCACACTGGTTTTGTTCTTTGATAGTGAAGACCGACCGGGCGGCGAAGGCGGGCATGATATATGGTATTCAGTCAGTACGGATAATGGAATGAATTGGTCAAAACCATTGCCGGTAACTACTGTGAATACTTCTCAAAAAGAACATCAACCTCATTTATATTTTGATGGTACAGATTGGTGGCTATATTATTCAGCCGAACATACTGATGGCAAACTGGCAATATTTAGAAGAAAACAGCAGACTCCCGGATATTGGGATGGCTGGGGAACGGCAGAATTGGTTATTTCTGCAGGAAATACCGCAGGGGTTGGTGAACCGACATTAACGTTTCAAGGTGACCTTTACTTCGTTGTCGTTTATGAAAATCCTGAAGGAACAAAATATGACCGTTTTGATGCCGACGCCTGGGTTGCAACAAGGAAATAA
- the uvsE gene encoding UV DNA damage repair endonuclease UvsE — MKVGYPCINLSIGCTANSTFRLKNYSEKNLIEKITNNLDCLQKILEFNVRHNLLFFRISSDIVPFASHPINTFKWQKYFEKRFEEIGKYIKEHNFRISMHPDQFVLINSPDKRIVENSIKELIYHCEILDLMGLNKTAKVQIHIGGVYNDKKKSIERFINAYKQLPAMVKNRLVIENDERLYSLSDCLLISQETGIPVLFDYFHHFCLNNGESYLEALKSAIKTWHKKDGLLMTDYSTQKRGARIGTHTHHINLKDFENYIKTTLELDFDIMLEIKDKERSALKALKVINKWRTQ, encoded by the coding sequence ATGAAAGTTGGTTACCCTTGTATTAATCTATCCATTGGTTGTACGGCAAATTCTACTTTTAGATTAAAAAATTATTCAGAGAAAAATCTCATTGAGAAAATAACTAATAATCTTGATTGTCTCCAAAAAATTCTTGAATTCAATGTTAGACATAATCTTTTATTTTTTAGAATCAGTTCTGATATCGTCCCATTTGCGAGCCATCCGATAAATACATTTAAGTGGCAAAAGTATTTTGAAAAGCGTTTTGAAGAAATTGGGAAGTATATAAAAGAACACAACTTCAGAATCTCAATGCATCCCGACCAGTTTGTTTTGATTAATTCACCGGATAAAAGAATTGTGGAGAACAGTATAAAAGAATTAATCTATCATTGCGAAATACTCGATTTAATGGGGCTGAACAAGACTGCCAAAGTGCAGATTCATATCGGTGGTGTTTATAATGATAAGAAAAAATCAATTGAGCGATTTATTAATGCCTATAAACAACTACCAGCAATGGTTAAAAATAGACTGGTGATTGAAAATGATGAACGGCTATATTCACTTAGTGATTGTTTGCTTATCTCTCAAGAAACAGGTATTCCTGTTTTATTTGATTATTTCCATCACTTTTGTTTAAATAACGGTGAATCTTATCTTGAGGCACTGAAATCAGCAATAAAGACCTGGCATAAAAAAGATGGGTTGTTGATGACGGATTATAGTACTCAGAAAAGAGGGGCAAGAATAGGAACCCATACGCATCATATAAATCTTAAGGATTTTGAAAATTACATAAAAACCACACTTGAACTTGATTTTGATATAATGCTGGAGATTAAAGATAAAGAAAGAAGTGCCTTAAAGGCATTAAAGGTCATAAATAAATGGAGGACACAATGA